Within Spinacia oleracea cultivar Varoflay chromosome 4, BTI_SOV_V1, whole genome shotgun sequence, the genomic segment AGAGCTTATAGAACTATGTAATTATGAAAATGTTGAGAAGTACTCTAATTAACATGATTTCTGAGTTATCTCCGACTTATTCATTTGCTGGCAATTTTGCTTGGATGGGTAGTTTAGACATGACTGATAAGCTCAAGTGTTTTAGCGTTGAATTACACTTCGTACTTAATTCTACTGCTTCGTGATTCTTTACTTTTgaaccaattttttttacttttactaGTTTTTTATCTACTTTTAAATTGTACAAAAGGGAAATCATATAAAACTATATTAGAGCAAAAATAGCATGACAAATGTGTCTATCTTGCTCGTTGTTGCTGGTCTACAATCTGCTCCTTTCGGTTCTGCATTTGGTATTTATATTAAGCAGTGATGTTCTTGTTTCTTCGGTTACTTGTTCTGATGATTAGTTTATGTTTTTCACCTTTTTCTCCGTGCTATTGTCAAGTGTTGAAATTTCCCTTTCTTTGAGATATTGTCAAGTGTTGTTAATGCAGTGCTGCAATATGTATGTGATGTTTTTTTCATGGGCCATGGTTTGAGTGAAAACCCCTATCTGTTATTGCTGGTGATTCTTTCTATCGAACAGTGTCTTACTTCTTCTGCTACAGACAAAACGGGGTGAAGTTTGACCTTTGTTGCGTCAACCCCTCCTAATGAATATGGTTATCATTCTCATCTACCCCCTACCTTACTGTTACGCCGCAACTTTTGGAAAACATAACAAGGTTCCACAGGTAAGTTGTTCGTATTTCTACTGGAGTAATCACTGTGTTAGAACTTGAACGTCACAAAGCCTTTTTGATGGAATTCCCCTCAATTTTCTGTAGTTATCTAAAGCAGTCAGCAAGCTTGCCGCAAACTTTTGTAAAATAATTAGCCGATTTCCTTGggtaggattttaattttttgtatgCTGGTTTGTGATATGTTATTGGTTTGCCTGTtgttatttacttattttgcAGTCCACGTGTATCCTTTTGTGGATACAACATTCCTCATCCTTCTGGGCTAATATTAGGCGCGCTGCAGACTGCAGACTGCAGTACATGGGGAATGATGTTTGTTATTTTACTTGTTACTTAACATCATTAATCATCCTTAGTCGATTGCTACATGAGTACATGTTGTCAATGTGTGTGCCATGTGGGCATGAGGGAGTGCTTAGTTGTACCTCCACGTGTTTGGGGTTTGCTAGAGGCAACTTGACTAACCGCATCATTAAGGTTAGTGGGAAAATGTGCACAAGTAATCGATGCTTTTTACTTTTGAttgttttgatttactttttgtggtttttgctttacttttatcctattaaaaacactaacctactagctcaatagtagagcattgtgcaaataCACAAAAGATATGGGTTCGAATTCCAGGTAGGTTCATTTTTCTTTGACCTCCGTATACTCCAATACTCGGAGTTTTTATGTCGTACAAGTACTTTTGAAAATATTCTATTtacttttgatatttttttaattagttttgaaatttttcattTACTTTGTTTTTATCAAACTTACATTATACTATTAGAAAATGTAGTTCATATAAAATTTGAATCACATATATACACAATTAGACTGATTCTATCTCAAATAAAACGATACAACTATTTTACACTGGTAAATAACCAACCTATAAATATCTTTCtacttttatttactttttggattgttttatttacttttaagttGAAAAACACTACTCTCCTGAcaaccatatatttatttcttatAGTTATCTCATATTGTGGATCGAGATATGAAAGTTCATGAATATTTTCTCGATCATTTGCCACTttaaacttcaaaactcttttCTTAGTTTAATGTATAATAATTGTGTTGTATTTCAAAGATACATTTACTTTTTAGttattatgatttacttttgaggtactttgatttacttttagtttcttgtaatattttttttttttaatttactctttagacaacctatgtaggaatcgaacctacaTCCCCTATGCATCTGCATaatgctctaccatttgagctaataggtttaagaaaatcaataaaattttaaacactAGCAGACCCTAGGCTCCGGCTCAGCTAGCAGCAACCACGACAGTGTTAATTTATTATGTCATTTTACAGGCTTCTGATGTAATTGTACTGAAAGCAGGTATTGTTGGGTTGTGATGGACTAGGTTGCACCGATACGGGTACGGGGACGGATACGGGGACGGGTACGGGGACGGAAAACGGCAAaatcaaaaatacaaaaaacgggtacggcatggattcggcaaaaaaaaaaaaaatcaagaatttagctaaattaaacatccatacataaatagttcaaaattccaaaaacacaataaatagttcaaagttcaaaataacaaaaacACAATAACTAAATTTAATGTCTTATAGTAGATAAAACTTAGACAAAGCACATCAATCTTCAACGAGcaacacattttctaaatccGGCTCATCTAGTGAGAGTTCCGCAAACTCTAGAAACCCAACATCCTCCAAGGAATCAAATGCATCTCCACCAACATCCCACATCTTTGTATAAAGCTCCGCATATTCTTCGGAATTCCTTGATAAAAGGCGAAGATTGTTGTGAATGAAAACCAAATCTTGGGCACGACTTGGATTTAGCTTGTTCCTCCTAAGTGAGTGAATGAAGGCATATGTACTCCAATTTCGTTCACTACAAGATGATGACGTAGGTTGCCCAAGCACTTTAAATGCCAAAGATTGGAGGAGAGGAGTTTGAGCTCCAAAGTTTGCCCACCAACTCTTAGGATCCATAGAATGCATCCTTGAGATACAAGTTAAATCCTCAAAAGGTCCACTCTTCATAGAGAATTGAGCATATTCTTCCATCACTTTACCAACATCATCATTAAGTGCAAATAATCTACGAAAGCACTTCATTCTCTCTCGAGATACTTCACCATCTCTATGAGGAGCAATTCTAGATTGATCACCAAGTAGCCATTCATCACTATAGAACcttcaatatttttttaaaaaaaaagagttataGATTTGTGTATAAGTATAATAAGATAAAGAAAATGTCAAATAATAATAGAATATATACCTCGGGTTCAAGGAGTGAGCTAGACAATGGAGAGGAGTGTTGCTTTTTGCCCAACGAGCTACCAAGATTTCATAAACCACATGATAAAAGGGACTAAACTCCGAAGTGGGACGACCTTCTTTCTTGTAAATCTCAAGCTTCACTTGTTCAATCATAGAATCCCACATCTCATACACTAAGTGAAGGCATGGTTTATCGGTGTCACAAAGCCTAATCATGTCATAGATAGGCTTTGTGAAATCAACAATGTAAGCTAGTTTGTCCCACCAATCATCATTCACAATCTTGTCTTTCACAAAGTTTGCCTTCCCCATGTCTTCTTCTCTATAAGAAGTCCACTCATCACTTATAACCATGGCTTGAAGACCTCGTTTAATAAGCTTAAATCTCTTAAGCATCACAATAATGGAGGCAAAGCGAGTATCGGCCACGGAAAGCAACTTAAGAGGAGAAAACTTTTGGAAGATAGCCAATCTCATATTGTGGTTCATGATGAAATTTTTAATTACCATTGCATCCCCATGGATATCAGTGATCCAACTACATTCTTCATAAGTTTCAGAATTGTTACTCACATTCCTTGCCGCACAAATATTCTTCAAAGCAAGATTAAGGGTATGAACAACACATGGTGTCCAATAAATGTGAGGAAACTCACTCTCAATTAGCTCCCCAGCCCCTTTGCAATTTGCTGCATTATCAGTTATGACTTGCACTACATTTTGATGACCCACTTCTTGAATAACTTCTTTCATGAGATTAGCAATGAAATATTTATCTTTTATTTCACCAAAACAATTCACAGCTTTAAGAAATATTGGACCATTACCAGAAGTAGCCATGAAATTAATGAGAGGTTTTCTTGTTGGATCACTCCATCCATCAGTCACAATTGTCACCCCTTTTTCTCTCCAAGTTGACTTTAGTGGAATCATTAGGTTCTCTACATTAGCTTTTTCTTGCACAAGTAATGTAGTTCTAAGCTTATTGTAACCAGGAGGTTTGTAACCTGCTATATTATGAGTGGCAGCAAAAGTATAGGACCTCATATAgtgtggattcctagcaagatTAAATGGCAACCCTCCTGTGTAAAACATCCTTGCAATCTCTTGATCCAATTGATCCCTAGTTTCAATACCAAAACATCTAGTAATTGGTGATTTTTCAGACTTCCTTTTCTTGAACATAGCATCGGAGTCCAAATGAGAAAGAGATTCACTAGGCAAAGGAACTTCTCTAGGGCCCGAATCAAGTTTCTTATTCTCAAATTCATCATCAAGTTTTTGCATTTCAAGTTTATCAGCACGAGACACTTTCTTACAACATGTAATGCCTTGACCCTTAATTTGAAGCAAATGGGCCCTAACTCTTGAATAACTAGATGTTCGGTTTTCATTACAAAAATTACATCGATATTTCCATGTTCCACCAACCGCCCCTTGTTTTTCAATTCTTGTTACAAACCTCCACAATGGAGGAGAACCCT encodes:
- the LOC130459399 gene encoding uncharacterized protein, producing the protein MKCFRRLFALNDDVGKVMEEYAQFSMKSGPFEDLTCISRMHSMDPKSWWANFGAQTPLLQSLAFKVLGQPTSSSCSERNWSTYAFIHSLRRNKLNPSRAQDLVFIHNNLRLLSRNSEEYAELYTKMWDVGGDAFDSLEDVGFLEFAELSLDEPDLENVLLVED
- the LOC110780302 gene encoding uncharacterized protein, whose product is MGTGGYGSRVFDSSSSLLATRRRCSSSPPVQAVRRPLLVRSRKLEASNSKSSTLLLAISASLVNTTTTREEARSIAAAVTAVSLDSRRRQVTRTNMDSSQSQQQSTNIGSSTGSGSIGGESLSSEGSPPLWRFVTRIEKQGAVGGTWKYRCNFCNENRTSSYSRVRAHLLQIKGQGITCCKKVSRADKLEMQKLDDEFENKKLDSGPREVPLPSESLSHLDSDAMFKKRKSEKSPITRCFGIETRDQLDQEIARMFYTGGLPFNLARNPHYMRSYTFAATHNIAGYKPPGYNKLRTTLLVQEKANVENLMIPLKSTWREKGVTIVTDGWSDPTRKPLINFMATSGNGPIFLKAVNCFGEIKDKYFIANLMKEVIQEVGHQNVVQVITDNAANCKGAGELIESEFPHIYWTPCVVHTLNLALKNICAARNVSNNSETYEECSWITDIHGDAMVIKNFIMNHNMRLAIFQKFSPLKLLSVADTRFASIIVMLKRFKLIKRGLQAMVISDEWTSYREEDMGKANFVKDKIVNDDWWDKLAYIVDFTKPIYDMIRLCDTDKPCLHLVYEMWDSMIEQVKLEIYKKEGRPTSEFSPFYHVVYEILVL